A DNA window from Acetobacter ghanensis contains the following coding sequences:
- a CDS encoding DEAD/DEAH box helicase family protein, which produces MSLFDDQLSLFSSSSLSGAADLFWGELEGEDSPLPSPIAETPLVIPQTDFRLKETRGLANSWKDRARDNIAAIKLLGTLEAEDRNATPDEQAVLSRFIGFGAGELANALFPRAGEPYRAGWDSIGHALEAACSETDHAALARSTQYAHYTPEYIVTAVWDMLMKRGFQGGSVLEPGCGVGQFIALRPERLEGLIAFTGIEVDGIAARIARKLFPKQWIRNEDFTKATLATTYDLAIGNPPFSNRLVNAVDHRELRGFSLHDWFIARSVGALRPGGFAAFVTSRHTLDKTDPKARQHIAEEADLLGAVRLPAGAMRADAGTEVVLDLLVFRKRMIGEMPGDQTWLETAPVPDSDEGCGPLRINRYFLDNSAQVLGRHGWASSQFGLDYCCLPVAGMDLQTALPEALAYIAPETRFLLPVEQRITRPELDGLRVGTAASGADLKEGSYYLHNRILHQIIGGTGQEVPIRKGDQKEGLFQKHARIIEALIPVRDAAKAVLRAQMDNQPFGRHQHRLRQTWQSFTRQFGPINLTNTTVRVNPTTGEETESRRRPNLQPFYDDPDVWLVSSIEEYDEATQTARPGPLFTERVIHAPVEPEIHSAHDALAVCLHDVARVDLPLIAELTGCTVEAALNELGEAVYLDPEASCPGCDVWVAADELLSGAVRTKLAAARDAAQNDPRFARTAAALERAQPEDLRPSDITARLGAPWLPVSDIMAFTREVLGVEAVIHHTAEVACWSVEKRAFLGRAEATSVWGTVRRHAGELLEDALTQASPKIWDTIRDSNGNDSRVLNTQETEAAKEKLAAIRQAFQNWVWQDAERADRLVRLYNDTYNNLVPRTFNGDHLRLPGASTVITLREHQKRVIWRIIAAGSTYIAHAVGSGKTFSMCAAVMEQKRLGLISKAMIVVPGHCLAQMAREFLMLYPTAKILVADETNFAKAKRQRFLARAATGNWDAIIITHGAFKFIAVEASFERGMIDEQIDAYDTLLCEMNKDDRLSRKRIEHMKEIMEAKLEGLASVKDDMLHLGELGIDQILVDEAQQFRKLSFATNQGDLKGVAPEGSQRAWDLFVKARYLERVNPGRALVLASGSPITNTLGELYSVQRYMALDALRSRGLHEFDAWAANFGETRTELELQPSGLYKPVTRFTEFVNVADLMALYRDFADVVQQDDLRRYVSLPAVKGGHRQIVVAPVHARFRAYQKTLAERITTIENRKGKPQKGDDILLSVMGDARHAALDLRFVGWGRAGEGEDSKLDLMIRNVFAIWEESAQNRYTNPETGQPYAVPGAVQMIFSDLGTVGAQGKRGFSAYLWIRDELVRMGVPREQIAFMQDYKKAEAKQRLFGDLNAGRKRILIGSTQTMGTGVNAQQRLLALHHLDVPWLVSDIIQREGRIERQGNQNPEIRIYAYAQEGSVDATNWQLLERKLRFIAMAMSGDRSIRRVEDLDSDGNQFAMAKALASGDMRLMQKAGLEAELARLERLYAAHYDDQFAVRRAVQQAEREIAWAQTRIPLIEADLAARVATRGEAFSFETERGVITEREKAGAFLLAQLRLAVRNAQEGRWTLGRIGGFAIMLDAVNRQRFTEDKVVTEAGLSVAFAYGTVDIPVDQDTKPLGLVARIENLVLRLDGELADTQKTRDEAARRLPAYQARLGVPFRDQALLDEKRNALADLEADLAATSREEEEEAPANDDIPPSAGEDDTPNALKDAA; this is translated from the coding sequence ATGTCCCTGTTCGATGATCAGCTCAGCCTGTTCTCTTCCTCTTCCCTCAGCGGTGCCGCAGACCTGTTCTGGGGTGAGCTTGAAGGCGAAGACAGCCCCCTCCCCTCCCCCATCGCAGAAACCCCGCTGGTCATCCCCCAGACCGATTTCCGGCTCAAGGAAACCCGTGGCCTTGCCAACAGCTGGAAAGACCGCGCGCGGGACAATATTGCGGCCATTAAGCTCCTGGGAACGCTCGAAGCCGAAGACCGTAATGCAACCCCCGACGAGCAGGCTGTGCTGAGCCGGTTTATTGGCTTTGGGGCGGGTGAATTGGCCAACGCTCTCTTTCCCCGTGCCGGTGAGCCTTACCGCGCAGGATGGGACAGCATCGGCCATGCTCTGGAGGCGGCCTGCAGTGAGACGGACCATGCCGCCCTCGCCCGCTCCACCCAGTATGCCCATTACACGCCGGAATATATCGTCACCGCCGTCTGGGACATGCTCATGAAGCGTGGCTTCCAAGGCGGGTCCGTTCTGGAACCCGGCTGTGGTGTTGGCCAGTTCATCGCCCTCAGGCCCGAGCGTCTCGAAGGCCTGATCGCCTTTACCGGCATTGAAGTCGATGGAATTGCCGCACGGATTGCCCGCAAGCTGTTCCCCAAACAGTGGATCAGGAACGAAGACTTCACGAAGGCAACGCTGGCAACCACCTATGATCTGGCGATTGGCAATCCGCCCTTCTCCAACCGTCTGGTCAACGCGGTGGATCATCGTGAGCTGCGAGGGTTCAGTCTTCATGACTGGTTTATCGCCCGCTCAGTTGGTGCCCTGCGTCCGGGCGGCTTCGCAGCGTTCGTCACGTCACGTCATACGCTGGATAAAACCGACCCGAAGGCACGTCAGCATATCGCCGAAGAGGCTGACCTGCTGGGGGCGGTGCGTCTGCCCGCAGGAGCAATGCGTGCGGATGCCGGCACCGAGGTCGTGCTCGATCTGCTTGTGTTCCGCAAACGCATGATCGGTGAGATGCCCGGCGATCAGACCTGGCTGGAAACAGCTCCCGTACCCGACAGTGATGAAGGGTGCGGCCCGCTGCGGATCAACCGCTATTTCCTAGACAATTCCGCTCAGGTTCTGGGGCGGCATGGTTGGGCAAGCAGCCAGTTCGGTCTGGATTACTGCTGCCTGCCGGTGGCGGGCATGGACCTTCAGACTGCTCTACCGGAAGCGCTGGCCTACATCGCCCCCGAGACCCGGTTTCTGCTGCCCGTAGAGCAGCGCATTACGCGGCCAGAACTGGATGGCCTGCGCGTTGGCACCGCGGCGTCAGGCGCTGACCTGAAGGAAGGCAGCTACTATCTGCACAACCGCATCCTGCATCAGATCATAGGTGGCACAGGTCAGGAGGTGCCCATCCGCAAGGGGGACCAGAAAGAAGGCCTCTTCCAGAAACACGCACGCATCATTGAAGCCCTGATCCCGGTGCGGGATGCAGCCAAAGCCGTGTTGCGCGCCCAGATGGACAACCAGCCGTTCGGGCGGCACCAGCATCGCCTCCGGCAGACCTGGCAGAGCTTTACGCGTCAGTTCGGGCCGATCAATCTGACCAACACGACCGTCAGGGTGAACCCGACCACGGGCGAAGAAACCGAAAGCCGCCGCCGGCCCAACCTCCAGCCGTTCTATGATGATCCCGATGTCTGGCTGGTCTCTTCCATTGAAGAGTATGACGAGGCCACCCAGACAGCCCGGCCTGGGCCGCTGTTTACCGAGCGTGTCATCCATGCGCCGGTCGAGCCCGAAATCCACTCCGCTCATGACGCGCTGGCGGTCTGCCTGCATGACGTGGCGCGTGTCGATCTGCCCCTGATCGCCGAGCTGACGGGTTGCACCGTAGAGGCAGCCCTGAACGAGCTGGGTGAGGCCGTCTATCTCGATCCCGAGGCCTCGTGCCCGGGGTGCGATGTGTGGGTGGCGGCGGACGAGCTGCTCTCAGGGGCCGTGCGCACCAAACTTGCGGCAGCCCGTGACGCAGCACAGAACGATCCGCGTTTTGCCCGCACGGCGGCAGCGCTGGAACGGGCCCAGCCCGAGGATCTGAGGCCATCCGACATTACGGCCCGCCTGGGTGCGCCCTGGTTGCCAGTGAGCGACATCATGGCCTTCACCCGCGAGGTGTTGGGGGTTGAGGCTGTCATCCACCATACCGCCGAGGTGGCCTGCTGGAGTGTCGAGAAACGTGCTTTTCTGGGGCGGGCCGAAGCGACGTCAGTCTGGGGAACGGTACGCCGCCACGCTGGTGAACTGCTCGAAGACGCGCTCACACAGGCCTCTCCAAAAATCTGGGACACGATCAGGGATTCAAACGGCAACGACAGCCGGGTGCTGAACACGCAGGAAACCGAAGCAGCGAAGGAAAAGCTGGCCGCTATCCGTCAGGCGTTCCAGAACTGGGTCTGGCAGGATGCCGAGCGGGCTGACCGGCTGGTGCGGCTGTATAACGATACCTACAACAATCTGGTGCCACGCACCTTCAACGGCGATCATCTGCGTCTGCCCGGTGCAAGCACTGTCATCACCCTGCGCGAACATCAGAAGCGGGTGATCTGGCGGATCATTGCCGCGGGTAGCACCTACATCGCTCATGCCGTGGGGTCGGGCAAAACTTTCTCCATGTGTGCCGCCGTCATGGAGCAGAAGCGACTGGGGCTGATCAGCAAGGCAATGATCGTTGTGCCCGGGCATTGTCTGGCCCAGATGGCCCGTGAGTTTCTCATGCTCTATCCGACTGCCAAAATCCTTGTCGCCGATGAGACGAATTTCGCGAAGGCCAAACGCCAGCGGTTTCTGGCCCGCGCGGCCACGGGGAACTGGGATGCGATCATCATCACCCATGGCGCCTTCAAGTTCATTGCGGTCGAGGCATCCTTTGAGCGCGGGATGATCGACGAACAGATCGACGCCTATGACACGCTGCTCTGCGAGATGAATAAAGACGACCGGCTGTCGCGCAAGCGGATCGAGCACATGAAGGAAATCATGGAGGCGAAGCTCGAAGGGCTGGCGAGCGTCAAGGATGACATGCTGCATCTGGGGGAACTGGGGATTGATCAGATCCTCGTGGACGAGGCCCAGCAGTTCCGCAAACTGAGCTTTGCCACTAATCAGGGCGATCTCAAGGGCGTGGCTCCCGAAGGCTCCCAGCGCGCGTGGGACCTGTTCGTCAAGGCCCGGTATCTGGAGCGGGTCAATCCCGGTCGCGCGCTGGTGCTGGCGTCAGGCAGCCCGATTACCAACACGCTGGGCGAGTTGTATTCGGTCCAGCGCTATATGGCGCTCGATGCGCTGCGTAGCCGCGGCCTGCACGAGTTCGACGCTTGGGCCGCCAATTTCGGGGAGACCCGGACCGAACTCGAACTGCAGCCCAGTGGCCTCTACAAGCCTGTCACGCGCTTTACCGAGTTCGTCAATGTCGCGGACCTCATGGCCCTCTATCGTGACTTTGCTGATGTGGTCCAGCAGGACGATCTGCGCCGTTATGTGAGCCTGCCAGCAGTCAAGGGTGGGCACCGTCAGATTGTCGTGGCACCAGTCCATGCCCGCTTCCGCGCCTACCAGAAGACTTTGGCGGAGCGGATCACGACGATTGAGAACCGCAAGGGTAAACCCCAGAAGGGCGACGACATCCTGCTCTCGGTCATGGGGGACGCCCGTCATGCAGCCCTTGATCTGCGCTTTGTCGGCTGGGGCCGGGCAGGGGAGGGGGAGGACAGCAAGCTCGATCTGATGATCCGCAACGTCTTCGCCATCTGGGAGGAGAGTGCCCAGAACCGCTACACCAATCCCGAGACTGGCCAGCCCTATGCGGTGCCAGGTGCGGTGCAGATGATTTTCTCCGACCTGGGCACTGTGGGCGCACAAGGCAAGCGGGGCTTCTCCGCCTATCTGTGGATCCGTGACGAGCTGGTGCGCATGGGGGTGCCGCGCGAGCAGATCGCCTTCATGCAGGACTACAAGAAAGCCGAAGCCAAGCAGCGTCTCTTTGGCGACCTCAATGCCGGGCGCAAGCGCATCCTGATCGGCAGCACCCAGACCATGGGGACAGGAGTGAACGCCCAGCAGCGGCTTCTGGCCCTGCACCATCTGGATGTGCCCTGGCTGGTCTCTGACATCATCCAGCGCGAGGGGCGCATCGAACGCCAGGGCAACCAGAACCCCGAAATACGGATTTACGCCTACGCGCAGGAAGGCTCTGTCGATGCCACCAACTGGCAGCTCCTCGAACGCAAGCTGCGCTTCATCGCGATGGCCATGTCTGGTGATCGGTCCATCCGGCGTGTGGAAGATCTGGATAGCGATGGCAACCAGTTCGCCATGGCCAAGGCGCTGGCCTCTGGTGATATGCGGCTTATGCAGAAAGCCGGTCTGGAAGCGGAGCTCGCACGGCTCGAACGCCTCTATGCGGCCCATTACGATGATCAGTTCGCCGTGCGCCGGGCTGTCCAGCAGGCCGAGCGTGAGATCGCCTGGGCGCAGACGCGGATCCCGCTGATCGAGGCTGATCTGGCGGCCCGTGTGGCCACACGCGGTGAGGCCTTCAGCTTTGAGACTGAACGCGGTGTGATCACCGAGCGTGAGAAGGCGGGGGCGTTCCTGCTGGCACAGCTCCGTCTGGCGGTCAGGAACGCGCAGGAAGGTCGGTGGACGCTGGGTCGTATCGGCGGGTTTGCCATCATGCTGGATGCCGTCAACCGTCAGCGTTTCACCGAGGACAAGGTGGTGACCGAGGCGGGGCTGTCCGTGGCGTTCGCTTATGGAACCGTGGACATTCCCGTGGATCAGGACACGAAACCTCTGGGACTGGTGGCCCGCATCGAAAACCTCGTGCTGCGTCTTGATGGGGAACTGGCCGACACCCAGAAAACCCGTGATGAAGCCGCACGACGGCTGCCCGCCTATCAGGCCAGACTGGGTGTGCCGTTCCGTGATCAGGCGCTGCTTGATGAGAAGCGCAACGCTCTGGCGGACCTCGAAGCCGATCTTGCCGCAACCAGCAGGGAAGAGGAGGAGGAGGCTCCGGCTAACGATGACATCCCGCCCTCAGCAGGGGAAGACGATACCCCCAACGCTCTGAAGGACGCGGCCTGA
- a CDS encoding ParA family protein, with protein MTKIVLVSSPKGGSGKSVVTRHLLVAAAQEGQKVIGIDFDRQGTIDKWGKRRQALRSKMPEFIDVTIVGAQLQDWRGGLSKATGYDLAVIDTPPSVEDHMSAITGLAQAADIVVVPCACTQDDVDSIAPWIDVLNQVTNNTVVVLNRANRRTNSFARVRGRLIKVADVIPVELPQLEDVHVPSGKGLTLLDFTKSRGQEPFEELWAFINRKITNV; from the coding sequence ATGACAAAAATCGTTTTAGTGTCGTCGCCCAAAGGTGGAAGCGGGAAGTCAGTGGTCACGAGGCACCTTCTTGTCGCAGCGGCACAAGAAGGCCAGAAGGTCATTGGAATAGACTTTGATCGTCAGGGTACAATCGACAAGTGGGGAAAGCGACGGCAGGCACTCCGGTCTAAAATGCCTGAGTTTATCGATGTTACGATTGTTGGCGCGCAACTTCAGGATTGGCGAGGCGGTCTCAGTAAAGCAACAGGCTATGACTTAGCCGTCATTGATACGCCTCCCAGTGTTGAAGATCACATGTCAGCAATCACTGGCCTGGCGCAAGCCGCTGACATCGTAGTTGTTCCTTGTGCCTGCACTCAGGACGATGTCGATAGCATCGCCCCATGGATCGATGTTTTAAACCAGGTTACCAACAATACCGTGGTCGTGTTGAATAGAGCTAATCGCCGCACCAATTCATTCGCTAGAGTGCGCGGGCGGCTCATCAAAGTGGCTGATGTTATTCCAGTAGAGCTTCCTCAATTAGAGGATGTGCATGTGCCCAGTGGTAAAGGACTGACGCTTCTCGATTTCACAAAAAGTCGAGGTCAGGAGCCATTTGAAGAACTTTGGGCATTCATAAACAGGAAAATCACCAATGTCTAA
- a CDS encoding replication protein RepA: MGTIHKLIEEHGKQGALSFDEDRKIIEIAADYMAYEDTGIGFLYSGFAHVGLPHKRLADDLVWQIETDRAVMIVEPGRRAVRGTNPVSVGVPYGSKARLIMLYLQTEAIKTQNREIELGKSLRDWLKRMGIPQGGKSIKDVKEQAERIFRCRISFHFQSGNSSGLINQNIVDAAIFTDDHKDNGKQQFLERAKLSELFYDQLQKHPIPIEEAAIRALNGHSQALDIYCWLAYRLHALKGPTAITWSALKAQFGAGVVRLDHFRPKFIDNLKIALAVYPAAKTEVTKTGVILHPSRAPIAPKIHGIPR, encoded by the coding sequence GTGGGAACCATTCACAAGCTCATAGAAGAACACGGTAAACAAGGGGCTCTATCCTTTGACGAAGATCGAAAGATCATAGAAATTGCCGCTGACTATATGGCTTATGAAGACACAGGTATCGGCTTTCTATATAGTGGGTTCGCTCATGTAGGATTGCCACATAAACGCTTAGCTGACGATCTTGTCTGGCAAATTGAGACAGACAGAGCAGTGATGATTGTTGAACCCGGTCGTCGGGCAGTGCGTGGTACAAATCCAGTATCTGTAGGAGTACCCTACGGAAGTAAAGCACGATTAATCATGCTTTACCTACAAACAGAAGCCATAAAAACCCAGAATAGAGAAATTGAACTAGGAAAATCCCTGAGAGATTGGCTCAAGAGAATGGGCATTCCGCAAGGTGGAAAATCTATTAAAGACGTTAAAGAGCAAGCCGAGCGAATTTTCAGATGCCGAATCTCGTTTCATTTCCAATCCGGGAACTCTAGCGGGTTGATAAATCAAAATATTGTGGATGCCGCTATATTTACGGATGATCATAAAGATAACGGCAAACAACAGTTTCTGGAGCGAGCTAAGCTTTCCGAACTATTTTATGATCAGCTGCAAAAACATCCGATTCCGATCGAAGAAGCTGCAATCCGCGCATTAAACGGACATAGCCAAGCGCTCGACATTTATTGTTGGCTTGCTTATCGGCTTCACGCATTGAAAGGGCCAACAGCAATCACATGGTCTGCTTTGAAAGCCCAGTTTGGTGCAGGTGTCGTACGGTTAGACCATTTCAGACCGAAGTTCATAGACAACTTGAAAATAGCGCTAGCTGTATATCCTGCGGCTAAAACTGAAGTTACAAAAACTGGTGTTATCTTACATCCATCTAGGGCGCCCATTGCCCCTAAGATTCATGGGATACCCCGCTAG
- a CDS encoding site-specific integrase — translation MQVEVVVHGRKDRVLATLFERCDRTTRHRLDEAGSAADTLPEILAAARLSPGLELRLSGISLSGNKTDDLVIAHDVPFAARARALAAERIGVAPDDPSLAIVLHLSSVPYFLARYRQAHRDTIVQSDASPPLPSPAGQTPGVIIRWFDASLGRVVPQRDGSLETARDSASAYALQAKADNTRKAYRAGVRAWCAWADRHTLPCLPARSADIAAFLADERGRGLAPSTLELRRAAITYLHRLAGCAVPTADAAIGETMTGIRRTAARDGFTPRRKAAATLDVLATIISAIDLSKLSGIRDRALLLMGFYGAFRRSELASIDVRHVNLVSKGLLVTLPQSKGDRQGKGVEIALPYTRDQYCPVKAYGAWLAVSGIQAGPIFRRVRKESTATSEGNGREIGQQPLTDRSIARIIQGRASAAGLDGKTFGGHSLKRGALTTGMDAGAHPVKLKRLARHATYAALGDYLELGDPFEEHALNR, via the coding sequence ATGCAGGTTGAAGTTGTTGTCCACGGCCGAAAAGATCGGGTTTTAGCTACTCTGTTCGAGCGGTGTGACCGGACTACCCGACACCGTCTGGACGAGGCAGGTTCAGCAGCCGACACACTGCCGGAAATTCTTGCTGCTGCCCGCCTCTCCCCAGGACTGGAACTGCGCTTGTCTGGTATCTCCCTCTCAGGAAATAAGACCGACGATCTGGTAATTGCTCATGACGTGCCGTTCGCTGCCCGTGCCCGTGCACTGGCCGCAGAGCGGATCGGTGTGGCTCCAGATGATCCCTCACTGGCTATCGTGCTGCATCTCAGTTCAGTTCCGTATTTTCTGGCGCGTTACAGGCAAGCACACAGGGACACTATCGTACAGTCTGACGCGTCCCCTCCCCTGCCCTCTCCTGCGGGTCAGACGCCCGGCGTCATTATCCGATGGTTTGACGCCTCTCTTGGAAGGGTCGTCCCGCAACGCGATGGCTCTCTTGAAACCGCGCGTGATAGTGCCTCAGCCTACGCTTTGCAGGCCAAGGCAGATAATACACGCAAAGCCTATCGTGCTGGTGTCCGGGCATGGTGTGCCTGGGCGGATCGTCATACCCTTCCCTGTCTCCCTGCACGTTCGGCCGACATTGCCGCATTCCTGGCAGACGAAAGAGGTCGGGGTCTTGCGCCCTCAACACTGGAGCTACGACGGGCCGCAATCACCTATCTTCACCGCCTGGCAGGGTGCGCCGTTCCCACCGCTGACGCCGCTATTGGCGAAACCATGACCGGGATCAGGCGCACCGCTGCGAGGGATGGCTTTACACCGCGTCGCAAGGCCGCCGCAACGCTGGACGTTCTGGCAACAATCATCAGTGCGATAGACCTGAGCAAGTTATCCGGGATACGGGACCGGGCTTTACTCCTCATGGGATTCTATGGTGCGTTCAGGCGTTCTGAGCTGGCCAGCATCGATGTTCGCCACGTAAACTTGGTCAGTAAAGGCCTGCTCGTCACCCTTCCCCAGTCAAAGGGAGATAGACAAGGAAAGGGTGTGGAGATCGCCCTCCCCTATACCCGGGATCAGTATTGCCCAGTAAAGGCATACGGGGCCTGGCTAGCCGTGTCTGGCATACAGGCTGGCCCCATCTTCCGCCGTGTCCGCAAGGAAAGCACAGCCACCTCTGAAGGGAATGGCCGTGAAATTGGGCAGCAGCCCCTGACAGATCGCTCTATCGCCCGGATCATCCAGGGCCGTGCCAGTGCTGCGGGGTTGGATGGAAAGACCTTTGGTGGGCACAGCCTGAAACGGGGTGCGCTTACAACCGGGATGGATGCTGGTGCGCACCCCGTCAAACTCAAGCGCCTTGCACGACACGCAACGTATGCAGCGCTAGGCGATTATCTGGAGCTAGGTGATCCTTTTGAAGAACATGCGTTAAACCGTTAA
- a CDS encoding MBL fold metallo-hydrolase produces MNDLQWYAVGDARILKIQDLTLAALTPEQLLPDWDDATALQAYSDLPETLDASETKVLLSVHSWLIKDRGRNIFVDTGAGNSKARPAALFFDHLQTVWLENLMRAGVRPEDIDFVLLTHLHVDHVGWNTRLQNGIWVPTFPNARYVFSRAEYDFFSNPAHDSVRNKTSFMTRIDSVDPIISADLADQIDVDGSEVLEGISFHSTPGHTPHHASLVLKSGMERALFTGDVMHHPIQVCIPEWSAVFDADPQIAIISRKWALNYAAEHNAALFTSHFPMTSAGKVMTYDQGRGWSFL; encoded by the coding sequence ATGAACGATCTTCAGTGGTATGCTGTAGGGGATGCCCGCATACTAAAAATACAGGATCTGACGCTGGCAGCACTCACTCCAGAACAGTTGCTTCCTGACTGGGATGATGCAACGGCACTTCAGGCCTATTCTGATCTACCTGAAACGCTGGATGCTTCAGAAACGAAAGTCCTTTTGAGCGTTCATAGCTGGCTCATCAAGGATCGCGGTCGGAACATTTTTGTGGATACGGGGGCCGGGAATAGCAAGGCTCGACCTGCTGCTCTGTTTTTCGATCACTTGCAGACCGTGTGGCTTGAAAATCTGATGCGCGCTGGCGTCCGACCAGAAGATATCGATTTTGTTCTTCTCACCCATCTGCATGTTGATCACGTGGGGTGGAACACACGCCTGCAAAATGGCATCTGGGTTCCGACCTTCCCGAATGCCCGATATGTCTTTTCTAGAGCCGAATATGATTTTTTCAGTAATCCGGCTCATGATAGCGTCCGCAATAAAACCAGTTTCATGACACGCATTGATAGCGTTGATCCGATTATCTCGGCGGATCTTGCGGATCAGATTGACGTAGACGGATCCGAAGTTCTTGAAGGAATCTCCTTTCACTCCACACCTGGGCATACGCCCCATCACGCGTCTCTCGTGCTGAAATCAGGTATGGAGCGTGCGCTCTTCACGGGTGATGTCATGCATCACCCCATTCAGGTATGTATTCCGGAGTGGAGTGCCGTTTTTGATGCAGATCCTCAGATAGCCATCATATCGCGCAAATGGGCTTTGAATTATGCTGCCGAACATAACGCGGCATTATTCACATCGCATTTTCCGATGACATCCGCTGGAAAAGTGATGACATACGACCAGGGAAGGGGTTGGTCTTTCCTCTAG
- a CDS encoding YciI family protein, whose amino-acid sequence MPVYLVRMDHPDGEGWGQHVAAHVLYLRRLIQEGSLLASGPLKGTPLRSGFLIMKGANRQEIDAMIAGDPFTSEGLICDLRIEEWDPLFGCLSNHATGKLPQELKSLFPS is encoded by the coding sequence ATGCCTGTTTATCTTGTGCGCATGGACCACCCTGACGGCGAGGGATGGGGACAGCATGTCGCCGCACACGTGTTGTATCTCAGGCGCCTTATTCAGGAAGGCAGCCTGCTGGCCTCCGGTCCGTTGAAAGGTACCCCATTGCGCTCCGGCTTTCTGATTATGAAAGGCGCCAATCGGCAGGAGATTGACGCGATGATTGCCGGTGATCCCTTTACATCCGAAGGTTTGATTTGTGATCTGCGCATTGAAGAATGGGACCCACTATTCGGGTGCCTGTCAAACCATGCAACAGGCAAACTCCCGCAAGAATTGAAGTCTCTTTTCCCTTCATGA
- a CDS encoding LysR family transcriptional regulator — protein sequence MLDRLTSMKIFIKVVELGSFAAASQHLTLSPQMVAKHIEALEHHLGARLLHRTTRRQSLTETGRLYCEQCRLVLQAAERADSLAANMLGTPRGTLSVSVPVTFGRTVLLPFIHSFQKRYPEIQVHLSLTDQLVHPTMDGHEAVIRIGELETDLTAVSRPLTAYRRVICAAQTYLEKHGFPGQPEGLMRHECLVYENSGGPVTTWYLSQGSVTRPVTVSGKIISNDSSVLHSAALGGDGILLGYEQALLPDIKSKRLVRLMPRWKVPDRPMYLLYNAGPVMTPKLRVFVTELQEAFQPEASFRRKGA from the coding sequence ATGCTTGACCGGTTAACCAGCATGAAGATTTTTATCAAGGTCGTGGAATTGGGGTCCTTTGCTGCGGCCTCCCAGCATCTGACTTTGTCGCCGCAGATGGTCGCCAAGCATATAGAGGCTCTGGAGCATCACCTTGGTGCTCGCCTGTTGCATCGAACGACACGTCGGCAAAGTCTGACTGAAACAGGACGCCTCTATTGCGAGCAATGTCGGCTTGTTCTGCAGGCTGCTGAACGAGCTGACAGTCTGGCAGCCAATATGCTTGGCACACCGCGCGGCACATTATCTGTCAGCGTCCCAGTCACCTTCGGGCGAACAGTATTGCTGCCATTTATTCACAGTTTTCAAAAAAGATACCCAGAAATTCAAGTGCATTTATCCCTGACAGACCAACTGGTTCACCCCACAATGGATGGTCATGAGGCTGTGATCCGAATTGGTGAACTGGAGACGGACCTTACAGCGGTCAGTCGTCCTTTGACGGCCTATCGTCGGGTCATCTGCGCGGCTCAAACCTATCTGGAAAAACACGGTTTTCCAGGGCAGCCCGAAGGTCTGATGCGCCACGAGTGTCTCGTATATGAAAACTCCGGCGGCCCTGTAACCACGTGGTACCTTTCTCAGGGGAGCGTTACGCGACCTGTCACCGTGTCCGGGAAGATAATCAGTAATGATTCAAGTGTTCTGCATTCTGCAGCTCTTGGTGGCGATGGCATTCTGCTGGGATATGAGCAGGCTCTGCTTCCAGATATTAAAAGCAAACGGCTTGTCCGGCTTATGCCCAGGTGGAAAGTTCCGGACAGGCCCATGTACCTGCTCTATAACGCAGGTCCGGTTATGACACCAAAGCTGCGGGTCTTTGTGACCGAGCTTCAAGAGGCTTTCCAGCCTGAAGCCTCTTTTCGACGGAAGGGTGCCTGA